The Catenulispora sp. GP43 genome has a window encoding:
- a CDS encoding putative leader peptide, producing MNQGRLLVARRHVDLRRTASAICPDVP from the coding sequence ATGAACCAGGGCCGACTTCTTGTGGCTCGCCGTCACGTCGATCTGCGACGGACCGCGAGCGCCATCTGTCCTGACGTCCCGTAG
- the ssuE gene encoding NADPH-dependent FMN reductase, producing MPSILAVSGSPSPTSRTAAALDHASAWLASHGHKTTHLAVRDLPPADLLAGTRATLAVREAIAAVAQADGVIIATPIHKASYTGVLKAFLDLLPENALAGKVVLPVATGGTVGHLLAIDYALRPVLTALGADHVVPGRFLLDSDIVRGESGDAHLAPEADRRLTDTLERFSDALGLYGVRELAAVGR from the coding sequence ATGCCCTCGATCCTGGCTGTCTCCGGCAGCCCGTCGCCGACTTCCCGGACGGCCGCGGCCCTGGACCACGCTTCGGCGTGGCTGGCCTCGCACGGCCACAAGACCACGCACCTGGCCGTCCGCGACCTGCCGCCGGCCGACCTGCTCGCCGGCACGCGCGCCACCCTGGCCGTGCGCGAGGCGATAGCCGCCGTCGCCCAGGCCGACGGCGTCATCATCGCCACGCCCATCCACAAGGCCTCCTACACCGGCGTCCTGAAGGCGTTCCTGGACCTGCTGCCGGAGAACGCGCTGGCCGGCAAGGTCGTCCTGCCGGTGGCCACCGGCGGCACCGTCGGGCACCTGCTGGCCATCGACTACGCGCTGCGTCCGGTGCTCACCGCGCTGGGCGCCGACCACGTCGTGCCGGGCAGGTTCCTGCTGGACTCCGACATCGTCCGCGGCGAATCAGGGGACGCACACCTGGCCCCGGAGGCCGACCGGCGCCTGACCGACACCTTGGAGCGCTTCTCCGACGCCCTCGGCCTCTACGGGGTCCGCGAGCTGGCGGCGGTCGGGCGATGA
- a CDS encoding ABC transporter substrate-binding protein, with protein MSVLTTVPSAPTRRGFLGLIGTAALAAGCGSSSGGSAKKTTRLRYQGSAGSITPPELAADLGYLGPVTLDWVGNTISGPQDIQSAATGQTDFGGAFNGAVAKLHSAGAPITAVISYYGVDQYSYNGFYTLNDSSITSAQGLFGKKVGMNTLGAHLEAVLDIYLGRNGVSAGDVKKVEPLVVPPVNTEQSLRAHQIDVATLGGILRDKALADGGIKALFTDYDLLGTFSAGTYVFRNDFLAKNPDTVHAFTSGVGKAIEWARTTPLPEVVDRFTAIIKKRGRNEDASTLKYFKSFGIAGTGGVIAEKEFATWITWLEQQGQIPKGKVKAADVYTNKYNSFAKAGS; from the coding sequence ATGAGCGTCCTGACCACGGTCCCGTCCGCCCCCACCAGACGCGGGTTCCTCGGCCTGATCGGGACCGCCGCGCTGGCCGCCGGATGCGGCTCGTCCTCCGGCGGGTCGGCCAAGAAGACCACCCGATTGCGCTACCAGGGCTCGGCCGGCTCCATCACGCCGCCCGAACTGGCCGCCGATCTGGGATATCTGGGTCCTGTCACGCTGGACTGGGTCGGCAACACGATCAGCGGGCCCCAGGACATCCAGTCGGCGGCCACCGGCCAGACCGACTTCGGCGGGGCGTTCAACGGCGCGGTCGCCAAGCTCCATTCCGCAGGCGCCCCGATCACCGCCGTCATCAGCTACTACGGCGTCGACCAGTACTCCTACAACGGCTTCTACACCCTGAACGACAGCTCGATCACCTCCGCGCAGGGTCTGTTCGGCAAGAAGGTCGGGATGAACACTCTCGGCGCGCACCTCGAGGCGGTCCTGGACATCTACCTCGGTCGCAACGGCGTCTCCGCCGGCGACGTCAAGAAGGTCGAGCCGCTGGTGGTGCCGCCGGTCAACACCGAACAGTCGCTGCGCGCGCACCAGATCGACGTCGCCACACTCGGCGGCATCCTGCGCGACAAGGCCCTCGCCGACGGCGGAATCAAGGCCCTGTTCACCGACTACGACCTGCTCGGCACGTTCAGCGCCGGAACCTATGTGTTCCGCAACGACTTCCTGGCGAAGAACCCTGACACCGTCCACGCGTTCACCTCCGGAGTCGGCAAGGCGATCGAGTGGGCGCGCACCACGCCGCTGCCGGAGGTCGTCGACCGCTTCACCGCGATCATCAAGAAGCGTGGGCGGAACGAGGACGCCTCGACCCTGAAGTACTTCAAATCCTTCGGGATCGCCGGCACCGGCGGCGTCATCGCCGAGAAGGAGTTCGCCACCTGGATCACCTGGCTGGAACAGCAGGGCCAGATCCCCAAGGGCAAGGTCAAGGCGGCCGACGTCTACACCAACAAGTACAACTCCTTCGCGAAGGCGGGGAGCTGA
- a CDS encoding ABC transporter ATP-binding protein → MAATGTAEKIRIEAVSKTFEVRGGETFTALDDVTLHVAPGEFLVVVGPSGCGKSTLLDLISGLTKPGTGRILLDGAPVAGPALDRGIVFQQYALLPWRTALRNVEFALEAQPRPDRLNRRNRAERAREYLDLVGLSGFEDRYPHELSGGMRQRVAIARALVADPAVLLMDEPFAALDAQTRDGLQEELLRIWHKTGTTIVFITHGIDEAVYLGQRVAVMTSRPGRIKEIVDVRLGDRGAEDDVRSSPEFAAHRHRVWSLLRDEVTAVREVVSVG, encoded by the coding sequence ATGGCCGCGACCGGTACCGCGGAGAAGATCCGCATCGAGGCCGTCAGCAAGACCTTCGAGGTGCGCGGCGGCGAGACGTTCACCGCGCTGGACGACGTCACGCTGCACGTGGCGCCGGGGGAGTTCCTGGTCGTGGTGGGCCCCAGCGGCTGCGGGAAGTCGACGCTGCTGGACCTCATCAGCGGCCTGACCAAGCCCGGCACCGGCCGGATCCTGCTGGACGGCGCGCCGGTGGCCGGGCCCGCCCTGGACCGCGGCATCGTCTTCCAGCAGTACGCGCTGCTGCCGTGGCGCACCGCGCTGCGCAACGTCGAGTTCGCCCTGGAGGCGCAGCCGCGCCCGGACCGGCTCAACCGCAGGAACCGGGCCGAGCGCGCCCGGGAGTACCTGGACCTGGTCGGCTTGTCAGGGTTCGAGGACCGCTACCCGCACGAGCTGTCCGGCGGCATGCGCCAGCGCGTCGCGATCGCCCGGGCGTTGGTCGCCGACCCGGCCGTGCTGCTGATGGACGAGCCGTTCGCGGCCCTGGACGCCCAGACCCGCGACGGGCTCCAGGAGGAGCTGCTGCGGATCTGGCACAAGACCGGCACCACGATCGTGTTCATCACCCACGGCATCGACGAGGCGGTCTATCTCGGGCAGCGGGTCGCGGTGATGACCTCGCGGCCCGGGCGGATCAAGGAGATCGTCGATGTCCGCCTGGGGGACCGGGGAGCCGAGGACGACGTGCGCTCCAGCCCGGAGTTCGCCGCCCACCGCCACCGGGTCTGGAGTCTGCTGCGCGACGAGGTCACCGCCGTCAGGGAGGTCGTTTCCGTTGGCTGA
- a CDS encoding ABC transporter permease has translation MAEIPFTPTVQLLKRTVPAPLTKAASGLAALGKRTVAIAAFLVLWEVAPRVGLVDRTFLVPFSEAVKALIELAKDGQLWDNTRASLVRSLSGFLIAIGVGVPLGLLIGWYRPVAEILGPLLELFRNTAALALLPVFILLLGIGETSKIAIVVYACTWPILLNTISGVRDVDPVLVKSARSMALPAHRLFAKVILPACMPTVFTGIRLAGASSILVLVAAEMVGAKAGLGYLVNASQQNFAIPDMYAAIIAIAVLGLVFNHLLVLLERRLTRWRPATGA, from the coding sequence TTGGCTGAGATACCGTTCACGCCGACCGTCCAGCTGCTCAAGCGGACGGTGCCGGCGCCGCTGACCAAGGCGGCCTCCGGGCTCGCGGCCCTGGGCAAGCGCACCGTCGCCATCGCCGCGTTCCTGGTGCTGTGGGAGGTCGCGCCGCGCGTGGGCCTGGTGGACCGCACCTTCCTGGTGCCGTTCTCCGAGGCCGTCAAAGCCCTGATAGAGCTGGCGAAGGACGGCCAGCTGTGGGACAACACCCGGGCCAGCCTGGTCCGCTCGCTGTCCGGCTTCCTCATCGCGATCGGTGTCGGCGTGCCGCTCGGGCTGCTGATCGGCTGGTACCGGCCGGTCGCCGAGATCCTCGGGCCGCTGCTGGAGCTGTTCCGCAACACCGCGGCCCTGGCCCTGCTGCCGGTGTTCATCCTGCTGCTGGGCATCGGCGAGACCTCGAAGATCGCCATCGTGGTCTACGCCTGCACCTGGCCCATCCTGCTGAACACGATCAGCGGCGTGCGCGACGTCGATCCGGTCCTGGTCAAGTCGGCGCGCTCGATGGCGCTGCCGGCGCACCGATTGTTCGCCAAGGTGATCCTGCCGGCCTGCATGCCGACCGTGTTCACCGGCATCCGGCTGGCCGGGGCGTCCTCGATCCTGGTCCTGGTCGCCGCCGAGATGGTCGGCGCCAAGGCGGGCCTGGGCTACCTGGTCAACGCCTCGCAGCAGAACTTCGCCATCCCCGACATGTACGCCGCGATCATCGCCATCGCGGTGCTCGGGCTGGTCTTCAACCACCTGCTGGTGCTGCTGGAGCGCCGGCTGACGCGCTGGCGCCCGGCGACCGGCGCCTGA
- a CDS encoding LLM class flavin-dependent oxidoreductase has protein sequence MTADKRHLHLNAFLMAPGHHDAAWRHPASQPHRVTDITYFQQLAQTAERGKFDSIFFADGLALWGGRAGGNVSGGLEPLTVLPAIAVATRHIGLIATASTTFNEPFHLARRFASLDHVSGGRAGWNIVTSGSVNEANNFNLDEHIDHAVRYERAAEFLDVATRLWDSWADDAVVLDKAAGVYADPERLREIDHEGLFFKVRGPLNVQRSPQGWPLLVQAGSSEDGKEFAARYAEAVFTAQQTLAEAQRFAADVKARAAAHGREGLPVILPGICPIIGATEAAARALEDELTELQVIDYGLGQLSNMLNVDLAGYRLDEPLPEAALPTEDQVNGNKSRFTLVAELVRERLTIRQIIARLGGGRGHRVVTGTPEQIADALESWFRAGAADGFNIMPPILPTGLEDFVDHVVPELQRRGLFRTEYSGTTLREHYGLSRPADQFTEAAERLLVSASQH, from the coding sequence ATGACCGCCGACAAACGCCACCTGCACCTGAACGCCTTCCTCATGGCCCCCGGCCACCACGACGCCGCCTGGCGCCACCCGGCCAGCCAGCCGCACCGGGTCACCGACATCACCTACTTCCAGCAGCTCGCGCAGACCGCCGAGCGCGGCAAGTTCGACTCGATCTTCTTCGCCGACGGCCTGGCGCTGTGGGGCGGCCGGGCCGGGGGCAACGTCTCCGGCGGACTGGAGCCGCTGACCGTGCTCCCGGCGATCGCCGTGGCCACCCGGCACATCGGCCTGATCGCCACCGCCTCCACCACCTTCAACGAGCCCTTCCACCTGGCCCGTCGCTTCGCCTCGCTCGACCACGTCTCCGGGGGCCGGGCCGGCTGGAACATCGTCACCTCCGGCAGCGTCAACGAGGCCAACAACTTCAACCTGGACGAGCACATCGACCATGCCGTCCGCTACGAGCGCGCCGCGGAGTTCCTGGACGTCGCCACCCGGCTGTGGGACAGCTGGGCCGACGACGCGGTGGTGCTCGACAAGGCCGCCGGCGTGTACGCCGACCCCGAGCGGCTGCGCGAGATCGACCACGAAGGCTTGTTCTTCAAGGTGCGCGGGCCGCTCAACGTCCAGCGCTCGCCGCAGGGCTGGCCGCTGCTGGTCCAGGCCGGATCCTCCGAGGACGGCAAGGAATTCGCGGCCCGCTACGCCGAGGCCGTCTTCACCGCGCAGCAGACCCTGGCCGAGGCACAGCGCTTCGCCGCGGACGTCAAGGCGCGCGCCGCCGCCCACGGCCGCGAGGGCCTGCCGGTGATCCTGCCGGGCATCTGCCCGATCATCGGCGCCACCGAGGCCGCGGCCCGCGCGCTGGAGGACGAGCTCACCGAGCTCCAGGTCATCGACTACGGCCTGGGTCAGCTCTCGAACATGCTGAACGTCGACCTGGCCGGATACCGCCTGGACGAGCCGCTGCCCGAGGCGGCCCTGCCCACCGAGGATCAGGTCAACGGCAACAAGAGCCGCTTCACCCTGGTCGCCGAACTGGTCCGGGAGCGGCTGACCATCCGGCAGATCATCGCGCGACTCGGCGGCGGCCGCGGGCACCGCGTGGTGACCGGGACGCCCGAGCAGATCGCCGACGCGCTCGAGTCCTGGTTCCGCGCCGGGGCCGCTGACGGCTTCAACATCATGCCGCCGATCCTGCCGACCGGACTGGAGGACTTCGTCGACCACGTCGTGCCCGAACTCCAGCGCCGCGGGCTGTTCCGCACCGAATACAGCGGCACCACGCTGCGCGAGCACTACGGGCTGTCGCGGCCGGCCGACCAGTTCACCGAAGCTGCCGAACGCCTGCTCGTTTCCGCCTCTCAGCACTGA
- a CDS encoding TauD/TfdA dioxygenase family protein has protein sequence MTTTPSDFDIRRIGGRIGAEITGVDLAGDIAEGILKEVKGALLEHKALVFRNQSLDDEGQIRFASQFGALTTAHPTVPGIAEQPRILPVDSERGAANVWHTDVTFVQSPPKASTLRGIVIPPYGGNTLIANTAGAYRDLPKPLRDLADTLWAVHTNDYDYAGPQAKDDDERRQQYRDVFVSTKYRTAHPVVRVHPETGERGLFIGAFAQSIEGLGTTESKDILRLLQAYVTRPENVLRVQWNPGDVVVFDNRITQHYAPDDYDSLPRRLNRVTVAGDVPIGVDGSSSRILEGDEAAHYTPAAAS, from the coding sequence ATGACAACCACCCCGTCCGACTTCGACATCCGCCGCATAGGAGGCCGGATCGGCGCCGAGATCACCGGCGTCGACCTGGCCGGCGACATCGCCGAGGGCATCCTGAAGGAGGTCAAGGGCGCGCTGCTGGAGCACAAGGCCCTGGTGTTCCGTAATCAGAGCCTTGACGACGAAGGTCAGATCCGCTTCGCCTCGCAGTTCGGCGCCCTCACCACCGCGCACCCGACCGTCCCCGGCATCGCCGAGCAGCCGCGGATCCTGCCGGTGGACAGCGAGCGCGGAGCGGCGAACGTGTGGCACACGGACGTCACGTTCGTGCAGTCGCCGCCCAAGGCCTCGACGCTGCGCGGCATCGTGATCCCGCCCTACGGCGGCAACACCCTGATCGCCAACACCGCGGGCGCCTACCGCGACCTGCCCAAGCCGCTGCGCGACCTGGCCGACACGCTGTGGGCCGTGCACACCAACGACTACGACTACGCCGGCCCGCAGGCGAAGGACGACGACGAGCGCCGGCAGCAGTACCGCGACGTGTTCGTCTCCACGAAGTACCGCACCGCGCATCCGGTGGTCCGCGTGCACCCGGAGACCGGCGAGCGCGGCCTGTTCATCGGGGCGTTCGCACAGAGCATCGAGGGGCTGGGCACCACCGAGTCGAAGGACATCCTGCGCCTGCTCCAGGCCTACGTCACGCGGCCGGAGAACGTGCTGCGCGTGCAGTGGAACCCGGGCGACGTCGTGGTCTTCGACAACCGCATCACCCAGCACTACGCGCCGGACGACTACGACTCGCTGCCGCGGCGCCTGAACCGCGTCACCGTGGCCGGCGACGTGCCGATCGGCGTGGACGGCTCGTCCAGCCGCATCCTGGAGGGCGACGAGGCGGCGCACTACACCCCGGCGGCCGCGTCCTGA
- a CDS encoding helix-turn-helix transcriptional regulator: MGVELGAFLRSRRERTDPARAGLPITGRRRTPGLRREELALLAGISATWLTYLEQGRDVRPSAQVLDALARALHMTSAEQEHMHRLAAEGAASDQGVPDPDAFEQAAPEVAGVPALLGANPAYVTGLCYDVLALNDAAAELFEGMKPDGNVVLWMFTEPAAREVLFDWEPEARHILARLRAIAGRHPDHPRVTRLVADLTEASPEMRQWWPLYDIQFSRAGHKRVRHPRLGVITMAHTAFHVAERPEQTLVVYRLPGAE; the protein is encoded by the coding sequence ATGGGCGTCGAGCTGGGCGCGTTCCTGCGCAGCCGCCGGGAGCGCACGGACCCGGCGCGGGCGGGCCTGCCGATCACCGGACGCCGCCGGACGCCCGGGCTGCGCCGCGAGGAATTGGCCCTGCTGGCCGGTATCAGCGCGACCTGGCTCACGTATCTCGAGCAGGGCCGGGACGTGCGCCCCTCAGCCCAGGTGCTCGACGCCCTGGCCCGCGCGCTGCACATGACCAGCGCCGAGCAGGAGCACATGCACCGCCTGGCCGCCGAAGGGGCCGCATCCGATCAGGGCGTTCCCGACCCGGACGCCTTCGAGCAGGCCGCGCCGGAGGTGGCGGGCGTCCCGGCCCTGCTCGGCGCCAATCCGGCGTACGTCACAGGGCTCTGCTATGACGTCCTGGCGCTCAACGACGCAGCCGCGGAACTGTTCGAGGGCATGAAGCCCGACGGCAACGTCGTGCTCTGGATGTTCACCGAGCCCGCCGCCCGCGAGGTGCTGTTCGACTGGGAGCCCGAGGCCCGCCACATCCTGGCCCGGCTGCGCGCGATCGCCGGGCGTCACCCCGACCACCCGCGCGTCACCCGCCTCGTCGCCGACCTGACGGAGGCGAGCCCCGAGATGCGGCAGTGGTGGCCGCTGTACGACATCCAGTTCAGCCGCGCGGGCCACAAGCGCGTCCGGCATCCGCGGCTCGGCGTGATCACCATGGCGCACACCGCGTTCCATGTCGCCGAGCGGCCGGAGCAGACGCTGGTGGTCTATCGGCTGCCGGGCGCGGAATAA
- a CDS encoding zinc-binding dehydrogenase, whose protein sequence is MRAWTIASQDDDLRLSDVPGPTLQGGGVLVEVLAAHIPEYTKAVVSGNRGGLPVPLTLGVACIGRVIDVAPDVFHLAPGDIVVDTALLDAGDGDEILVGWVGLGGSGAGSGRTDRMREVWHDGVFAEQALCAKETLVKLPGAQDHPDPARLSFLPWLSIAAGGLRAAGPLTGRDVAVVGATGQLGGAAVLVALAQGAATVTAVGRNQEALERLAGLGPRVRVHRLTGDRAKDAAGIGPVDVALDALGATPTADATMAAYDSLRVRGTMVLIGGVRQNLTIPYGDLMHRRITLRGSWMADDETVATVWNLIRSGLLDLSVLEPLTVGLDDPAAALDLAERTSGLSFVTLVP, encoded by the coding sequence ATGCGAGCTTGGACTATTGCTTCTCAAGACGATGACCTGCGCCTGTCGGACGTTCCCGGGCCCACGCTTCAGGGCGGCGGCGTACTGGTGGAGGTACTCGCCGCACATATCCCGGAGTACACGAAGGCCGTGGTGAGCGGGAACCGCGGCGGACTGCCAGTCCCCCTGACCCTGGGCGTGGCCTGCATCGGGCGGGTCATCGACGTCGCGCCCGACGTCTTCCACCTCGCGCCGGGCGACATCGTGGTGGACACGGCGCTGCTCGACGCGGGCGACGGCGACGAGATCCTGGTGGGCTGGGTCGGCCTCGGCGGCTCCGGGGCCGGCAGCGGGCGCACCGACCGGATGCGGGAGGTGTGGCACGACGGCGTCTTCGCCGAGCAGGCGCTGTGCGCCAAGGAGACGCTGGTCAAGCTGCCCGGGGCGCAGGATCATCCGGACCCGGCCCGCCTGTCCTTCCTGCCGTGGCTGAGCATCGCCGCCGGCGGACTGCGCGCCGCGGGCCCGCTGACCGGCCGCGACGTCGCGGTGGTCGGCGCCACCGGCCAACTCGGCGGCGCGGCGGTGCTGGTGGCGCTGGCTCAGGGCGCGGCGACGGTGACGGCAGTGGGCCGCAACCAGGAGGCGCTGGAGCGGCTGGCCGGGCTCGGTCCGCGGGTGCGCGTCCACCGGCTGACCGGCGACCGGGCGAAGGACGCGGCGGGGATCGGTCCGGTGGACGTGGCCCTGGACGCCCTTGGCGCCACGCCGACGGCGGATGCGACCATGGCGGCCTATGACAGCCTGCGCGTGCGCGGCACCATGGTGTTGATCGGCGGGGTGCGCCAGAACCTCACCATCCCGTACGGGGACCTGATGCATCGCCGGATCACGCTGCGCGGCTCGTGGATGGCCGACGACGAGACGGTGGCCACGGTCTGGAACCTGATCCGCTCCGGGCTGCTGGACCTGTCCGTGCTCGAGCCGTTGACGGTCGGCCTGGACGATCCGGCAGCGGCCCTGGACCTGGCCGAGCGCACGTCAGGGCTCAGCTTTGTGACGCTGGTCCCGTAG
- a CDS encoding histidine phosphatase family protein, whose product MYVYLIQHAEKLREPGDPGITELGRAHAALTGVWARRTGIRRVYCSPLRRSRQTAQLIADAVAVQPIQDRRAIERMNWDGTMPFADFGAEWARTVEDRAYVPSIGDSSHAAADRLLALVREVGEVGEAGAPAESLGADGPAAIVTHGGVTVDLLRTLLGDAAISGSLLTTGVPSCAITTLNGTTAESVASVEHLTGVVPTGPASQS is encoded by the coding sequence ATGTACGTCTACCTCATCCAGCACGCCGAGAAGCTACGGGAGCCGGGCGACCCCGGAATCACAGAGCTCGGACGTGCCCATGCCGCGCTCACCGGAGTGTGGGCGCGGCGGACCGGCATACGCCGGGTCTATTGCAGCCCGCTGCGACGCTCGCGCCAGACCGCACAGCTCATCGCCGACGCCGTCGCCGTTCAGCCGATCCAGGACCGACGCGCCATCGAACGCATGAACTGGGACGGCACGATGCCGTTCGCGGACTTCGGCGCCGAATGGGCCAGGACGGTCGAGGACCGCGCATACGTCCCCTCCATCGGCGACTCCTCGCACGCCGCAGCCGACCGGTTGCTCGCGCTGGTCCGCGAGGTCGGCGAGGTCGGCGAGGCCGGCGCCCCCGCCGAGAGCCTCGGCGCCGACGGCCCCGCCGCCATCGTCACCCATGGCGGCGTGACCGTGGACCTGCTGCGCACCCTGCTGGGCGACGCGGCGATCAGCGGCAGCCTTCTCACGACGGGAGTACCGTCCTGCGCGATCACCACGCTCAACGGCACGACGGCCGAGTCAGTGGCGTCGGTCGAGCACCTGACTGGCGTCGTTCCTACGGGACCAGCGTCACAAAGCTGA